The Candidatus Hydrogenedentota bacterium genomic sequence CGCCAAAGCCCGCACCCAACACGCCCTGTTCGAGGCCATCGCGACTGCCCTGGAGGAGGTCACCCCCGAAGAAAGCCGCAGCTTCTTTTGTCACTCAATCGTATGCATGCAAAGATAAAATGCTCTAACCCCCCACGCTATCGGACCCGGGGAAGGATGGCGGCTCCGGTGCCGCTGTCCTTCCCCACCCCCTTGGTCCGCGGCGGCAAGCGTGGATTTCGTGCTTGACAGCGCGCGCCAGGGTCAGCGGCGCGGAGCCATGAACGCATCCCAGAGGTCGCGGCGAATAAACACCAACCGCAGCACGCTGGGGCGCAACCCGTGCATCTCGACCATGTAGTCCGCGGCGAGGCGTTCGTCGAGCGCGGGACCCAGTCTCGGGTCGGCGATGATTACCGGCGCATCGGGCGTTTCGGGCATGTCGGTCCAGTAACCTACGCGCGTATAGCCGCGCAGCAGCCAGGGCAGGGGCCAGTAATCACCGTCGGGCTGGATAACGCGAATCAGCATGTTCTCGCCGTCCGGATGCACGGCCGCGATGGCGTCGATGCTGTCGATCATGCGCCGGACGGCCGTGCTGGTGTGGGCGTAGACATAGGGATTGCGCACGTCCGCGGGGTAGACAAAATTGGCCAGGTAACATTGATGACCGAGATGCGCGGCGCCCGCGGCCAGCGCCAGCGCGAGCAGCGCCCGTGCAACCGGCCGTCGCGCCCAACGGAACAGCGCCGCCGCGCCCACGCCCGCGAGCAGGATCATCGGCTGGTAGAAGGGCAGCAGATTCCAGGGCGTCTTATAAGGAATCAGGCTGAACAGAACCGTGACCGCCGCACAATACAGGAGCAAAAAACGGAGCAGCCGCGCGTCACCCTTCGACGACGCCGAATCACGCCGGAACAGTATCGACAGCGCACCTGTCGCCGCGAGCGCAAGTATCAACCCTTCGCTCCAGCGCGGGCCGGCCGTCCGGCAGGTGTAAGCGAGCAGATACAGGTAGTAATACCAGGGCTGGTCGTGAATGCCCGCGCTGCCCGCGCCTTCCGCACGATGAACGTAGTTGGCAAACGCGAGGACGGAATCGAGCACCCCTCGCGGGTGCGTGAAGAACGATGAGAACAGAGTAATCGAGACCGCCAGCGCGACACCGGCGAACAAGGCCGCGTGCGCCCCCGTGGCATGGGCGTCCCGCCCATGCTCACCTCCCATAACCTCAGCGTCCTGCCCACGTGCTCGCACGGGCAGGATGCCCGTGCCGCGGGGCCGGAGCCGCCCCCAAAGCGCCGTGCCCGCCAGCGCCACGGTCATGGCGAGGAAGAGTACGGCGCAGGTCTCTTTCGTGGCGAACATTGCCCCGGCCGCAAGCCCCGCAAGCGCGGCCCAGCCCCAAAGGGGCCGCCGCAGGTAGCGCCACCCCGCAAGAATCAGGAGCAACGCGAAAAAGACAAACAGTGTCTCCTGGATATAGTAGCGGCTGTAGTAAACCATCGCCGGGGATATGGCGGTGAGCAGGCCCGCCGCGAGCGCCGCGCCGCGCCCCAACCCCGCGCCCAGGGGCCAGAGCAGCAGAACGATGCCCACTCCGAACAGCACCGGCAAAACGCGGAACGTGACTTCCGTGGTTTCGGCCAGCGTGCGCGCACCGCTGATCCGAATCGGGATCAGCGCGAGGTAGTAGAGGCTGGGACCGTGGTGCTCGTGCGGGTCATACCGGTATTCGCCTTTTTCGAGCAGGATACCGGTCCGCACGGCCTGGTTGGCCTCGTCGCCGTGGAAGGGCCGCTCGCCGAGCCGCGGCAGCCGCACCGCCAGCGCGGCCGCCGCCAGCAGCGCCATGGCAATGCCGAACAAGGCTACCCGTCGTGACAACACGTTATGTCCGCCCCGGAAACCGGAAACCGCCCCGGGGCCCGACAACAAGGCCGGCCCCGGCTGCGCTCAACAATCATCGATTTCAGGCCGGCTTACTTGCCGTAGACTTCCACTTCCACGTAGTGGTTCATCTCGTTGGCGGTGTTGCCATTGGTGTACAGCCGCAGGTAGCGCGCCCGCACTGCGTCCACCTTCATCAGGCGGCCCTGGTAACTCTCGACATACTCCTTGTCCTGGCCGACGCCAAGGCCCGAGGAATTGTTGTGGTCGTTGTTGTAAACGGTGGTCACGCCTTCCTTGAATTCGGGGTCGTTTGACGCCTGGACGACAACGTCAAAGTAGACGCGTTTGCCTTCATGGAAGTGCCACACGAGAATGGCGTACAGTTCGTATTCCTTTTCGAGGTCGACCTGTACCCACTGCGCGCCTGTGCCCAGCTCCACGAGGCTGCTCTTCGCATAGTTCTTGTCGCCATCGGTCACCTGTTCGAGTTCGCCAACCATCGGGTCCTCGAAGCTGCTCGTGACCTTCTTCTCCAGCGCCACATTCGTCACGCCCGGCGGCGCAAAGAAGGGGTCGCGGTCCTTGTAGCTCTCCGGCTCCAGATTCGGGCCCCAGTAGTCGATCGGCGTGCCGCCGAAGAACGGTTCGGGCAACTCAATCTGCAGCGGCTGCCAATCCGCGGGCGTGCCCTCCGGGCGCGCCGCGTCTTCCGCCATGGCCGTGACCGGCCATGCGGCGGCGAACCCCAGAACAACCGTAGTCATGACTGCCTTCGTCCAATTCGCGTTCATGCTGACTCCTTTCTGTCTGCTTGGCGCCCGGACCGCCATTGCAGCGGCGGAACTTCGGCGCCGATTTGCCTGTTTATCCCTTCAGTGACGCCGGGACTCCGCGCGGGCAATCGCCTCGACTTCCCGCCCGTATTCCTCGACGGATTTGCGCAGAACATCCATATAATGACGCGCCATGCGCGACGGCATTTCGCCGGCCAATTGCTGCTTCATGGTGGCAAGCCGGCCGTCTTTCCAGCCGTGCACGCCCACCGCGGGGATGCCGCCCGCGCCGACCGCAACCGCACAAAACAGCGGGTGAAGACTGTACACCAGCCACGCGGCAACGCACGCCAGCGTCCATGCGCCCAGCACAAGCGCGGCGGCCACGCCCGGCCGCAGCCCCGCGCGGGGCGGCCCCGCGTTCACCGGCGCGGGCGGATGCAACAGTTGCCGCCCGGCCAGTTCGAGGCGCTCGCGCGTGATTTCCAGCGGCACGCCCGCGGCCAGGAGCGCGTCGGTAGCCCACAGCCGAAGCGAGGCCTCGGCCGCTTCCAGGCCGAAACGCGCCGCCGCCGCCATCTTCTCCTCGATCAACTGCGCGAGGAAGCGGAGCGGTTCATCGGACCGGGCCTCATGCGCGTTCTTGATTCTCGGGTCCTCCATGAGTTCCAGACGCGCCGTCTTCAGACGGAGTTCAAGAACATGGACGACATCCGGGGCTTCCCAATTCATACGCGCTCCGCATCGCGCTCCGCGGTTTGGCGGATAACTTCCGCGGCCTTGTCCCGCATTTCTTCGAGCAACGCCGCTTTCGGGCGGAGCCGCGCCAGAATGGTGTCGCATTCACGCCGGATTACTTCTTCCCGCGCCAACAGGTCGTCACACTCGCGCTGCACCTGCGATACCGCCGTGTCCACCTCGAATTGAACCGCCTTGTAGAACTCGTTCGCGCGGCGGTTCAAATAATCGATCACAATCTCCATGACCGGCGTGGTCCGGTTCTCTTCGGCGTCCTTGCCGCCATGGACCAGCATGTTCATCACGTTTTCACGCACGACCGGCATGATCTTCTGCCGCCATTTCTCGTCGCCCCACGCGAACCGTGTCAGAAACCCGCCCACAATGCCGAGGAGCGCGCCCAGGCCCGCGCCGATGGCCGTGCCCACGCCGGGGAATACAGACCCGACCGTCGCGCCCGCCGCGGCGCCGACCAGCAGCCCGCTCGCGCCGAAGGTGGCGTAACTCGAGGCCATGCTCGCTTCGATACCGCCGATGTGGATGCCCGCCGGGCTTGCCATGTGCATGCGGATGCCGCGCACCTGCATCAATTGCTCCGCAATCGCCTGACGCGCCGCGCTTTCCGCCTGTTCGATGCTCGCGTTCAATTCCGCCATGATCCGCGAGACGAATTCATCGACCTGATGCTCGACCTGAAGCGAGA encodes the following:
- a CDS encoding TIGR03663 family protein, producing the protein MLSRRVALFGIAMALLAAAALAVRLPRLGERPFHGDEANQAVRTGILLEKGEYRYDPHEHHGPSLYYLALIPIRISGARTLAETTEVTFRVLPVLFGVGIVLLLWPLGAGLGRGAALAAGLLTAISPAMVYYSRYYIQETLFVFFALLLILAGWRYLRRPLWGWAALAGLAAGAMFATKETCAVLFLAMTVALAGTALWGRLRPRGTGILPVRARGQDAEVMGGEHGRDAHATGAHAALFAGVALAVSITLFSSFFTHPRGVLDSVLAFANYVHRAEGAGSAGIHDQPWYYYLYLLAYTCRTAGPRWSEGLILALAATGALSILFRRDSASSKGDARLLRFLLLYCAAVTVLFSLIPYKTPWNLLPFYQPMILLAGVGAAALFRWARRPVARALLALALAAGAAHLGHQCYLANFVYPADVRNPYVYAHTSTAVRRMIDSIDAIAAVHPDGENMLIRVIQPDGDYWPLPWLLRGYTRVGYWTDMPETPDAPVIIADPRLGPALDERLAADYMVEMHGLRPSVLRLVFIRRDLWDAFMAPRR